Genomic DNA from Candidatus Thermoplasmatota archaeon:
GTGCTGGACCTCTGGTTCAGCAACAACTACTCGAACGAATACCTCCAGAACGGCAACCGCTTCACGGTCGCCGGCTGGCAGTCCTTCGACGGCGAGACGCACTGGCATTCCCGTTGGGCGATCGAGATCGCGGCGCGAGTGCAGGAATACCACACCGGGACGCGGGGCGCGCCCAACATGACGCCCTATTGGCATCCGATCGCCTATCGGGTCCACGACGAGACGCCGAACATCCATTACTCGGTTCACGCCCGCGAGGCGGGCGTCGCGGTGAATGATTTCGTTCCCGTCGTCGAAAGCGAGCACGCGCCGTTGCGGGCGATCACGCCCGCGCGCGCATCCGACTCGCACGCCGCCGGCAATCTCGAGAGCGCCGTGCAGCCGTTGGAGGCCGCGGCGCTCGCGCCGGCCCCGGCGCCCCCCCGACCTGCGGACGCGCCCCTGGAGGCGACGCCGGTCCCGAAAGAGGAAGCGACGATCGCCTCGTTCGCCGATCCCGCCTCAATTCTTTCAAGCCCCACGGCCTTGGCGCTCGTCGCTGCGGGCGCAATCGTCGTCGGCTGGCTTGTCGGCCTCCTCGCAAGCAGCCGGCTGGTCCGCCATCGGATCCTCCAGCAGCGGACGCGAGCGGCGATCTTCGAGGCCATCGACGGCCGACCGGGCCTGACGCTCGCGGAACTCGTTCCCATCGTGGGCGTCCGGCGCCAGACCGTGGCGTACCACCTGCGCGTCCTCGTCCAGCAGAAGTACGTGGTCACCCGACGATGGGGCGAGCGCACCCTGCACTTCGCAAGCGATGCGAGCGAGGCCCGCGAGCCGTTCACGCGGGTCGTGGTCGGGCGCGCGGATCGCGCGCGCCAGATCCTGGAGACCGTCCGCGCCGAGCCGGGCATCACGTCCACGCGCCTCACGGAGCGGCTCGGACTCGGGCGCTCGACGGTGCGATGGCACCTCTCGCGGCTCGAGGCGTTGAGGCTCATCGAGACGCGGCGGGCGGGCGGGGTCATCGAGTTGCGGGCGGCCGGCGTCCGCTGACGGCGTCCGTCATTTCAGTGAGCGTGCCGAATCGAAAATTAAAATAGTGACATTGACATGTCACCCCTTGGGTGGGGCGTCTGGTTTCATTCCGGGGAAAGGAGGCGATTCAATCGGCAGGCTTCGCGGTCATCCTTCTGGTCCTCGTCCCGACGGCTTCGGCTGGAACCGTCGAAGTCCACCCTCAAACGCTGCCCGGTCCGAAGGCCTTCGCCGCAGCGGTATGGACCGGCGAGGCTGTGTACCTCTTTGGCGGCACCAACACTGCCGGGGGATTCACGCGCGACATCATCAGGTTCGACCCTGCGGGAACCGCGACTCTCCTTGCAGCTATGCTGCCTGAAGCCGTCATCGAGTCAGCCGTTGCGTGGGATGGCACGCACGCATATATCATCGGAGGGAAAACGGCGACGGGCTATTCGGATAAGATCACGCGATTCACACCCTCCACCGGCACGGTCGCGGTCCTCGCTTCTAAGCTTCCATCGCCGCGCGGCGGGTCTGCCGCGTTTTGGGATGATCGAGACCTTCCCGCCAGAGGATGTCCCGGCGGTTGCGTTTATGTCCTCGGGGGAAGAATTGGGTCTTACAACGACATCGATGCGATCGTGAAGTTCAACCCAGGCGATGGAAGCGTTACGACACTTCCTGAGGTACTGCCACGTCGCTCTTCTAGCCATTCAGTCGCCTGGACGGGCGACAAGGCTTATGTCGTCGGCATTTACGAGGGCAATCAGGGCTACCTCGATCCAAGCATCGTCGAATATACGCCAACTTCAGGCGCCGTGAGGACAAAGTCCGTTGCTCTGCCTTTTGGTCGGCAAAGTCCCGCGGCTGTTTGGAACGGCTTCAACGTCCTCGTCATGGGCGGTTACAACAATGGCGCGACGTCTCAGATATTGCGCTACGACCCCGTGCGCGATCAAATCGTAAATTTCGCGGTCAATCTGCCGACAGGCCGTTATGCGAGTGCAGCCGTATACCAGGGCGCGCTGCAAACTCTCGTCTTCGGCGGCTACTCAAGCGCTGGCCAAACCTCTCAAATTCTCCGGGTCTTCGGCGATGCGCCGCCCAGCGGGCCTGTGGACACGACCGCGACAGCCGGTCCCGCGCGCGGGCAGGTGACTGTGACGTGGGCCCCCTCCTCGAGCAACGGCGGGGACCCCATCACTGGGTATCGCGTCTATCGCGGAATCGCGCCCGATAACGTCGTCCATCTCGCGACAGTGATCAGCGGAACAAACTATGCCGATACCGGTCACGGAGACGGCTTGGCGCTGTACTATCAAATCTCAGCCGAGAATTCTATTGGCGAATCGGTTCGGTCGGAGGTCGTCAGCGCGAGGACGTTCTCAGTGCCTGGCGTCCCCCAAGCGCTCATTGGCGAGAGCGGCCCAAGGAGAGGCTCGATCACCCTAACTTGGGCAGCGCCGGCGATAGACGGTGGCAAGCCAGTCACGAGCTACCGTATCCAGATCGAGTCCGAGGAACGTGGACCGATGCCCACAATGTCGGTCGGAACGTCCACGAATATCGCGATCGAGAATTTGCTGGACGGTGAGCAGGTCTCAATCCGCGCCGCCGCGGTCAATGAACTAGGAGAGGGACCTGCAACTTCGAGTATCCGCGTTCGGGCGCCTCATGGCCCCCTGTCGGAAATCAAAACCGCCCCTTCAATGTTGACGATGCGCATAGGTGAAAGCGCCCCCTTCTCCGCGAAGGGATTCGATGCGCGCGGGAACGAAATCCCTATCCAATTGACCTGGAGCGCGACATGTGGGGCCGTAGACGCAACTGGGTTCTACGTAGCGCCACGAGAAGTTGGCAGCTGTGTCATTGCTGCAACGGCGGAATCTATCCAAGGCCGAGCGAGTGTCGAAGTTCTCCCGGGCCCTCTCGCGTCCATCGAGATCCTCGCCTTTCCGGTCGAGGTGGGCGAGCGCGTCGAGTTTGCGCTCATCGGCTTCGACCGCTA
This window encodes:
- a CDS encoding fibronectin type III domain-containing protein codes for the protein MGRLVSFRGKEAIQSAGFAVILLVLVPTASAGTVEVHPQTLPGPKAFAAAVWTGEAVYLFGGTNTAGGFTRDIIRFDPAGTATLLAAMLPEAVIESAVAWDGTHAYIIGGKTATGYSDKITRFTPSTGTVAVLASKLPSPRGGSAAFWDDRDLPARGCPGGCVYVLGGRIGSYNDIDAIVKFNPGDGSVTTLPEVLPRRSSSHSVAWTGDKAYVVGIYEGNQGYLDPSIVEYTPTSGAVRTKSVALPFGRQSPAAVWNGFNVLVMGGYNNGATSQILRYDPVRDQIVNFAVNLPTGRYASAAVYQGALQTLVFGGYSSAGQTSQILRVFGDAPPSGPVDTTATAGPARGQVTVTWAPSSSNGGDPITGYRVYRGIAPDNVVHLATVISGTNYADTGHGDGLALYYQISAENSIGESVRSEVVSARTFSVPGVPQALIGESGPRRGSITLTWAAPAIDGGKPVTSYRIQIESEERGPMPTMSVGTSTNIAIENLLDGEQVSIRAAAVNELGEGPATSSIRVRAPHGPLSEIKTAPSMLTMRIGESAPFSAKGFDARGNEIPIQLTWSATCGAVDATGFYVAPREVGSCVIAATAESIQGRASVEVLPGPLASIEILAFPVEVGERVEFALIGFDRYANRVPIDPSVLVFEAPTRAGEIRLCHSQNEIEVCASVMVQPGPVARVAVELPDGPIVAGQSYPVVAKAFDRFENEVATSIALIAHRGQADDGIYAAPEVAGYDQIDAHVDGVAVSLFVEVVAGPLATLRVLPEAITLSAGEYLMIVVVGFDAFGNAVAIEPELTASCGSVTGSSYLAPTMADQACTIEARLGAIAGYSLIDVVAGPLDLLLLSGPESVEAGSVMTLRFDGYDFHRNLIHRATGSFEEAVPTQAGTAKTCIEIDGIEACWNYSVVPGPINGFELRFEESPLVVGSIYALIVEAFDRYRNPVMADPLVTAERGFMEGLQYRAPTLAGHDTVVAREGGVEASLSFVVIPGPLARLAVTGSTAVEVGSEIKFDAFGFDAFDNSVLFTPTWTASRGVIQADGRYAAPTVPVTAEIQVHADGVASPVHVVQVHAGPLAQITVVSPAAVANVWRPLTVGAIGHDRFGNDVPASGLEWSTDLGQISTTGKFLSTRTGNATILATVGEIVGALALPVVDRLGVEIEINDAAGSMSGLLRGDGEGKVNVTFADGSPVAQAPVAVDLHYVDVLGRPRSERLASGVTGPTGEVEFEFPAKLYPPGSYAIVVSTSWWQNQGMASRPHTVAAP
- a CDS encoding helix-turn-helix domain-containing protein — protein: MLAVLPPAAAQLEPGPPGTITVSTSPAIDTPLLKTPGVRIAQDASIPALIIPEPVYGPVAGLRVDHPPFVQFWLTYHGWNINVLDLWFSNNYSNEYLQNGNRFTVAGWQSFDGETHWHSRWAIEIAARVQEYHTGTRGAPNMTPYWHPIAYRVHDETPNIHYSVHAREAGVAVNDFVPVVESEHAPLRAITPARASDSHAAGNLESAVQPLEAAALAPAPAPPRPADAPLEATPVPKEEATIASFADPASILSSPTALALVAAGAIVVGWLVGLLASSRLVRHRILQQRTRAAIFEAIDGRPGLTLAELVPIVGVRRQTVAYHLRVLVQQKYVVTRRWGERTLHFASDASEAREPFTRVVVGRADRARQILETVRAEPGITSTRLTERLGLGRSTVRWHLSRLEALRLIETRRAGGVIELRAAGVR